One window of Thioclava sp. GXIMD4216 genomic DNA carries:
- a CDS encoding phosphotransferase codes for MTDLKDALAFAGQGGLATRFTRIGPEEAAALCQKTYGISGAMKRLETEKDDTYLISAPDARYILKIANPDEAQAELELQNAVLDHLAVHFARPAPRLIRAISGEGMLREPASGRFYRLLSFVEGTPLDMMDARPETLPEIGRVLGELRLALSGFTHPAQNRELVWDVQHVMRLRPLLAEVDLPPDHHALAGQAFARLAEVAHRIPALERQVVHNDFYASNIVADPETGRLTGVIDFGDVVESAVAIDLAVAMMGQILTDFTPDQDIFAPAYPVLAGYLEVAPIAKTDLAMVPHMVMARVLVRAVMTQYRAALMPENAPYILRKAAPSWAQLQWFLARPTAEVEDILRAPLRSFS; via the coding sequence ATGACAGACCTGAAGGACGCGCTTGCCTTTGCAGGGCAGGGTGGTTTGGCCACACGGTTCACCCGTATCGGCCCCGAAGAGGCGGCAGCGCTCTGCCAGAAGACCTATGGTATTTCGGGCGCGATGAAGCGGCTTGAGACCGAAAAGGACGACACCTATCTGATCAGCGCGCCGGACGCCCGCTATATCCTGAAGATCGCCAATCCCGATGAAGCGCAAGCCGAGCTGGAGCTGCAGAATGCGGTGCTTGATCATCTGGCCGTGCATTTCGCTCGCCCCGCGCCGCGGCTGATCCGTGCGATCTCGGGCGAGGGGATGCTACGCGAGCCTGCCTCGGGGCGGTTCTACCGGCTGCTTAGCTTTGTCGAAGGCACGCCTCTGGATATGATGGACGCCCGCCCCGAGACCCTGCCCGAGATCGGGCGGGTATTGGGCGAATTGCGGCTGGCGCTTTCGGGGTTCACCCATCCGGCGCAAAACCGTGAGCTGGTCTGGGATGTACAGCATGTGATGCGCCTGCGGCCCTTGCTGGCCGAGGTCGACCTGCCCCCGGACCATCACGCACTTGCGGGCCAAGCCTTCGCGCGGTTGGCAGAGGTCGCGCATCGCATCCCCGCGCTAGAGCGTCAGGTGGTGCATAATGACTTCTACGCCTCGAATATCGTGGCCGATCCCGAAACGGGCCGCCTGACGGGGGTCATCGATTTCGGCGATGTGGTGGAATCGGCGGTGGCGATTGATCTGGCAGTGGCGATGATGGGGCAGATCCTGACCGATTTCACCCCCGATCAGGATATTTTCGCCCCCGCCTATCCGGTGCTTGCGGGCTATCTGGAGGTTGCGCCCATCGCCAAAACAGACCTCGCCATGGTGCCCCATATGGTCATGGCGCGGGTCTTGGTGCGGGCGGTGATGACCCAATATCGCGCGGCCCTCATGCCCGAGAACGCCCCCTATATCCTACGCAAAGCCGCGCCCAGCTGGGCGCAGCTTCAATGGTTTCTGGCGCGCCCGACCGCTGAGGTCGAGGATATCCTGCGTGCCCCCCTCCGGAGTTTCTCATGA
- a CDS encoding aspartate aminotransferase family protein: MNTDTLDKPVIGMVNGFDPSKAANLDPALADRIDRRSRLLGPAYRLFYQEPLTVDRGEGAYLYAPDGRDYLDAYNNVVSLGHAHPRVVEAVSAQMGKLCTHTRYVQDGILDLAEEMLPTFGGQIAANGHMMFTCTGSEANDLATRIAMHKTGKRGVIITSEAYHGTSHLTAGYSPSLGTKSPLGTWVRRVSAPDSYRRDVETLGAQMAAEVKAQIEDLERHGDGIACFIADSLFSSDGIYSDPKGLLAPVAEVVRAHGGIMIADEVQSGFGRSGEAMWGYQRLGIDPEIVTMGKPMGNGFPVAGIAVRHDVVAPFGQDLRYFNTFGGNTVAIAAARAVFDTIREDNLLANAVRMGDAIRDGLRSLKDERIGDVRGVGMYVACEFVTDHATKTHDAATATACVNLMRKKGVLISSTGPGANILKIRPPLIFDSSHVDRLLSTVEAALKEI, encoded by the coding sequence ATGAATACAGATACCCTCGACAAGCCTGTCATCGGTATGGTCAACGGGTTCGATCCGTCCAAGGCGGCAAATCTTGACCCCGCGCTGGCAGACCGTATCGACCGCCGCAGCCGCCTGCTTGGCCCTGCCTATCGGCTGTTCTATCAAGAGCCCCTGACGGTTGACCGTGGCGAGGGCGCCTATCTTTATGCCCCTGATGGCCGCGATTATCTGGACGCCTATAACAATGTGGTCTCACTGGGCCATGCCCACCCCCGCGTGGTCGAGGCGGTCTCGGCGCAGATGGGGAAGCTCTGCACCCATACCCGCTATGTGCAGGACGGTATCCTTGATCTGGCCGAGGAAATGCTGCCGACATTCGGCGGGCAGATCGCGGCCAATGGCCATATGATGTTCACCTGCACGGGGTCGGAGGCCAATGATCTGGCCACCCGTATCGCCATGCATAAGACCGGCAAGCGCGGGGTGATCATCACCTCCGAGGCCTATCACGGCACCTCGCATCTGACGGCGGGCTATTCGCCCTCGCTGGGCACGAAATCGCCCTTGGGCACATGGGTGCGCCGTGTCTCCGCCCCCGATAGCTACCGCCGTGATGTGGAGACTTTGGGCGCGCAGATGGCCGCCGAGGTCAAAGCCCAGATCGAGGATCTGGAGCGCCATGGCGACGGCATCGCCTGTTTCATCGCCGACAGCCTGTTTTCCTCCGATGGCATTTACTCCGATCCGAAGGGCCTTTTGGCACCCGTGGCCGAGGTGGTGCGCGCGCATGGCGGCATCATGATCGCCGATGAGGTGCAATCGGGCTTTGGCCGCTCGGGCGAGGCGATGTGGGGCTATCAGCGTCTGGGCATCGACCCCGAGATCGTCACCATGGGCAAACCGATGGGCAATGGCTTTCCGGTGGCGGGGATCGCGGTCCGCCATGATGTGGTGGCCCCCTTCGGGCAGGACCTGCGCTATTTCAACACCTTCGGCGGCAATACGGTGGCAATCGCCGCAGCCCGCGCCGTCTTCGACACGATCCGCGAGGATAACCTGCTGGCCAATGCCGTGCGTATGGGCGATGCCATCCGCGACGGGTTGCGCAGCCTGAAGGACGAGCGCATCGGCGATGTGCGAGGGGTGGGCATGTATGTAGCTTGCGAGTTCGTGACCGACCACGCCACCAAGACCCATGACGCCGCAACGGCCACCGCCTGTGTCAACCTGATGCGCAAGAAAGGCGTGCTGATTTCCTCGACGGGGCCGGGGGCGAATATCCTGAAAATCCGCCCGCCGCTGATCTTTGATAGCTCTCATGTGGACCGGCTCCTCAGCACGGTTGAAGCTGCGCTGAAGGAGATCTGA
- a CDS encoding amidase codes for MDVIDKTDLGEMSATELTRAYAAKEASPVEAVQASLDRIAKFDGAVNAFVHVVAEEALAEARASEARWAKGAPLSPIDGVPATIKELTRVKGIPFRKGSVLGEKEPSPTDLEIVTKLRQAGTPILGTTASPEFGWKGLTHGPEGGNTLNPWNTARASGGSSGGAAVAAALNMGVLHEGSDGAGSIRIPSSFCGVFGIKPTFGWVPSTAPTGLFELAHRGPLTRTVEDSGLFLNAVAGPSVNALYGRSPKEVPDFAAATRRSIKGMRIAYARTLDGAPVAPAVAEAVDRAAKAMADLGAIVEEADPGFASPQQALLDLWYAAQAWAVEQVNPTPEQIAKMDPGFVSITEQGRLLSARDFIAADQIRAQLKVTMAKFHERYDALMLPTMPLTAFEAGVDVPPGSGMTEWTDWSPFTYPFNMTEQPAVSVNCGFDADGLPIGLQFVGRWFEDEVVLALAAAYQAAHPTPFVDAPRS; via the coding sequence ATGGACGTGATCGACAAGACCGATCTGGGCGAGATGAGCGCCACCGAACTGACCCGCGCCTATGCCGCCAAAGAGGCCTCGCCCGTCGAGGCGGTGCAGGCCTCGCTTGACCGCATCGCGAAATTCGATGGCGCGGTCAATGCCTTCGTCCATGTGGTGGCCGAAGAGGCGCTGGCCGAGGCGCGCGCCTCCGAGGCTCGCTGGGCCAAGGGCGCGCCGCTCTCGCCCATCGACGGGGTGCCTGCCACCATCAAGGAACTGACCCGCGTGAAGGGCATCCCCTTCCGCAAGGGCTCGGTTCTGGGCGAGAAAGAGCCGTCGCCCACCGATTTGGAAATCGTCACCAAGCTGCGTCAGGCCGGCACGCCGATTTTGGGCACTACTGCCTCGCCGGAATTCGGCTGGAAGGGTTTGACCCATGGGCCGGAGGGCGGCAATACGCTCAACCCTTGGAATACCGCGCGCGCCTCGGGCGGGTCCTCGGGCGGGGCGGCTGTGGCGGCGGCGCTGAATATGGGGGTGCTGCATGAAGGGTCGGACGGGGCGGGCTCGATCCGTATTCCGTCGTCCTTCTGCGGGGTCTTCGGGATCAAGCCGACCTTCGGCTGGGTGCCTTCGACCGCGCCCACGGGGCTGTTTGAACTGGCCCATCGTGGTCCACTGACCCGTACGGTCGAAGATAGCGGGCTGTTCCTCAATGCGGTGGCGGGGCCTTCGGTGAATGCGCTTTATGGCCGCTCGCCTAAGGAGGTGCCCGATTTCGCAGCCGCTACCCGCCGGTCGATCAAGGGGATGCGTATCGCCTATGCCCGTACGCTGGATGGCGCCCCCGTGGCCCCTGCCGTGGCCGAGGCCGTGGACCGTGCCGCAAAGGCTATGGCCGATCTGGGTGCGATTGTCGAAGAGGCAGATCCGGGGTTTGCAAGCCCGCAGCAGGCGCTTCTGGATCTGTGGTATGCAGCTCAGGCTTGGGCGGTCGAGCAGGTGAACCCGACGCCTGAGCAGATTGCCAAGATGGACCCCGGTTTCGTGTCGATCACCGAACAGGGCCGCCTGCTGAGCGCGCGTGATTTCATCGCCGCCGACCAGATCCGCGCCCAGCTGAAGGTGACCATGGCGAAGTTCCATGAACGCTATGACGCGCTGATGCTGCCCACCATGCCGCTGACCGCCTTCGAGGCAGGTGTCGATGTGCCGCCCGGTTCCGGCATGACCGAATGGACGGATTGGTCGCCCTTCACCTATCCGTTCAATATGACCGAACAGCCTGCCGTCTCGGTGAACTGCGGCTTTGATGCGGATGGCCTGCCGATCGGTCTGCAATTCGTCGGCCGCTGGTTCGAGGATGAGGTGGTTCTGGCGCTGGCGGCGGCCTATCAGGCAGCCCATCCGACGCCGTTTGTGGATGCTCCGCGCAGCTGA
- a CDS encoding ATP-binding cassette domain-containing protein yields the protein MTTVVAGRGLTQDYHVSGGMLGRAKTVRAVKGVDFAVEKGKTLAIVGESGSGKSTLARIIALIDAQSGGSLEIGGQAVDISKRKPDHKLRSMVQMVFQNPYGSLNPRQKVGDCLTEPLLLNTRQSGPERREKAEAMLEKVGLQAAHFNRYPHMFSGGQRQRIAIARALMLNPELLVLDEAVSALDLSVQAQVLNLLSDLQEELGLTYVFISHDLSVVRYIADEVMVMNKGEAVEQASREAIFTDPQHPYTRQLFAATPVTDLAAIRARVARRKARAPV from the coding sequence ATGACCACAGTCGTTGCAGGGCGCGGCCTGACGCAGGATTACCATGTGTCAGGCGGCATGCTTGGCCGCGCGAAGACCGTGCGCGCCGTGAAAGGTGTCGATTTCGCCGTTGAGAAGGGCAAGACGCTGGCCATCGTGGGCGAGAGTGGTTCGGGCAAATCGACACTCGCGCGGATCATCGCTTTGATCGATGCGCAATCGGGCGGCAGCCTTGAGATTGGCGGTCAGGCTGTCGATATCTCGAAACGCAAGCCTGACCATAAGTTGCGCTCGATGGTGCAGATGGTGTTCCAGAACCCCTATGGGTCGTTGAACCCGCGTCAGAAAGTGGGCGATTGCCTGACCGAGCCTTTGTTGCTGAACACTCGGCAATCTGGTCCCGAGCGGCGCGAGAAGGCGGAGGCGATGCTGGAGAAGGTCGGGCTGCAGGCCGCGCATTTCAACCGCTATCCCCATATGTTCTCGGGCGGGCAGCGCCAGCGGATCGCGATTGCGCGGGCCTTGATGCTGAACCCCGAGCTTCTGGTGCTGGATGAGGCGGTTTCGGCGTTAGATCTTTCGGTGCAGGCGCAGGTTTTGAACCTGCTGTCGGATCTGCAGGAGGAGCTGGGGCTGACCTATGTGTTCATCAGCCATGATCTGTCGGTTGTGCGCTATATCGCCGATGAGGTCATGGTGATGAATAAGGGCGAGGCGGTGGAGCAGGCCTCGCGCGAGGCGATCTTCACCGACCCGCAGCACCCTTATACTCGCCAGCTGTTTGCGGCGACTCCGGTGACCGATCTGGCGGCAATCCGGGCGCGGGTGGCGCGCAGGAAGGCCCGCGCGCCCGTGTGA